The proteins below are encoded in one region of Phaseolus vulgaris cultivar G19833 chromosome 1, P. vulgaris v2.0, whole genome shotgun sequence:
- the LOC137816624 gene encoding uncharacterized protein isoform X2, translating into MADKPSRSLVLFGDGFARFVDSSHTHFHSLASLSSCGFLSLPNSPPSESGDERSVREFAVLLDACHTYSNMGEISDGDSQEDPPKQTLSDRFMGMKAAILTDNSSLKSFSAKLGFSVLQLNELVGGRSAEVVALELLKLLGLQEGKVLDSDHYDIVFFHIGAGDKEVVAADVGYMDALIGRIMSQAQPGSDIGSRLHLSVVMSYGNVLEGDDSKFPVSKRVDEKNSHLSVLYPLQSYGMKGGIPRKDVRSYSPMLTAQWQYAVTRKDNAERFSFEDFMEHGGNLTIPADRFLHEIAFKLWKAPKYGA; encoded by the exons ATGGCAGACAAACCAAGTCGATCCCTGGTCTTATTCGGTGATGGCTTTGCTCGTTTCGTCGATTCATCGCACACCCACTTTCACTCTCTAGCTTCTCTATCTTCCTGTGGATTCTTGAGTCTTCCCAATTCTCCACCCTCAG AAAGCGGGGATGAGAGGTCAGTTAGAGAATTTGCAGTGCTGCTGGATGCATGTCACACTTATTCTAATATG GGGGAAATCAGTGATGGTGATAGCCAAGAGGATCCACCAAAACAAACTTTGTCTGATAG GTTTATGGGAATGAAAGCTGCTATTTTGACAGACAATTCAAGCTTGAAGTCTTTTAGTGCCAAACTTGGATTTAGTGTTCTTCAATTGAACGAGTTAGTGGGAGGTCGTTCTGCTGAGGTTGTGGCCCTTGAGTTGCTCAAGTTGCTTGGCCTTCAAGAAGGGAAGGTGCTGGATAGTGACCATTACGATATTGTTTTCTTTCACATTGGAGCTGGTGATAAAGAAGTGGTTGCTGCTGATGTGGGGTATATGGATGCTTTGATTGGAAGGATAATGAGTCAAGCACAACCCGGATCTGACATTGGATCACGTCTGCACTTGTCCGTTGTCATGAGCTATGGCAATGTCTTGGAGGGTGACGATTCTAAGTTTCCTGTTTCAAAAAGGGTAGATGAGAAGAACTCTCATCTTTCAGTGCTTTATCCTCTACAAAGTTACGGTATGAAAGGAGGAATTCCTCGAAAGGATGTAAG GTCATATTCTCCCATGTTAACTGCTCAATGGCAGTATGCTGTGACTCGCAAGGATAATGCAGAGAGATTTTCTTTTGAAGATTTTATGGAG CATGGTGGAAATCTTACAATACCGGCAGATAGGTTCTTGCATGAGATAGCCTTTAAGCTTTGGAAAGCTCCCAAGTATGGAGCGTGA
- the LOC137816624 gene encoding uncharacterized protein isoform X1 has protein sequence MADKPSRSLVLFGDGFARFVDSSHTHFHSLASLSSCGFLSLPNSPPSESGDERSVREFAVLLDACHTYSNMKGEISDGDSQEDPPKQTLSDRFMGMKAAILTDNSSLKSFSAKLGFSVLQLNELVGGRSAEVVALELLKLLGLQEGKVLDSDHYDIVFFHIGAGDKEVVAADVGYMDALIGRIMSQAQPGSDIGSRLHLSVVMSYGNVLEGDDSKFPVSKRVDEKNSHLSVLYPLQSYGMKGGIPRKDVRSYSPMLTAQWQYAVTRKDNAERFSFEDFMEHGGNLTIPADRFLHEIAFKLWKAPKYGA, from the exons ATGGCAGACAAACCAAGTCGATCCCTGGTCTTATTCGGTGATGGCTTTGCTCGTTTCGTCGATTCATCGCACACCCACTTTCACTCTCTAGCTTCTCTATCTTCCTGTGGATTCTTGAGTCTTCCCAATTCTCCACCCTCAG AAAGCGGGGATGAGAGGTCAGTTAGAGAATTTGCAGTGCTGCTGGATGCATGTCACACTTATTCTAATATG AAGGGGGAAATCAGTGATGGTGATAGCCAAGAGGATCCACCAAAACAAACTTTGTCTGATAG GTTTATGGGAATGAAAGCTGCTATTTTGACAGACAATTCAAGCTTGAAGTCTTTTAGTGCCAAACTTGGATTTAGTGTTCTTCAATTGAACGAGTTAGTGGGAGGTCGTTCTGCTGAGGTTGTGGCCCTTGAGTTGCTCAAGTTGCTTGGCCTTCAAGAAGGGAAGGTGCTGGATAGTGACCATTACGATATTGTTTTCTTTCACATTGGAGCTGGTGATAAAGAAGTGGTTGCTGCTGATGTGGGGTATATGGATGCTTTGATTGGAAGGATAATGAGTCAAGCACAACCCGGATCTGACATTGGATCACGTCTGCACTTGTCCGTTGTCATGAGCTATGGCAATGTCTTGGAGGGTGACGATTCTAAGTTTCCTGTTTCAAAAAGGGTAGATGAGAAGAACTCTCATCTTTCAGTGCTTTATCCTCTACAAAGTTACGGTATGAAAGGAGGAATTCCTCGAAAGGATGTAAG GTCATATTCTCCCATGTTAACTGCTCAATGGCAGTATGCTGTGACTCGCAAGGATAATGCAGAGAGATTTTCTTTTGAAGATTTTATGGAG CATGGTGGAAATCTTACAATACCGGCAGATAGGTTCTTGCATGAGATAGCCTTTAAGCTTTGGAAAGCTCCCAAGTATGGAGCGTGA
- the LOC137816625 gene encoding protein REVERSION-TO-ETHYLENE SENSITIVITY1 — protein MELNTSYDIELSRIGERTQHELWPLDQIDPTNAKFPCCLVWNPFPVVSWLAPFFGHVGICREDGVVIDFSGSHEVHVDNFAFGSVARYLQLDREQCCFPPNLSGHKCKQRYRHVDYGTAITWDDALQASLRDYETKTHNIFTCNCHSFVANCLNRLCYGGSMDWNIVNVAALIIFKGQWVGFWAIVRSFMPFVVVAFLGVVMVGWPFLLGLLSVSLLLLLWFVVGTYLVGNISQC, from the exons ATGGAGTTAAATACAAGTTATGACATTGAACTTTCACGAATTGGAGAAAGAACACAGCATGAGTTGTGGCCTCTTGATCAAATTGACCCAACCAATGCAAAATTTCCATGTTGTTTGGTTTGGAATCCATTTCCGGTGGTATCATGGTTGGCTCCCTTCTTTGGTCATGTTGGCATTTGTAGGGAAGATGGAGTTGTTATAGATTTTTCAGGATCACATGAAGTGCATGTCGATAATTTCGCGTTTGGTTCAGTGGCAAGATACTTACAACTGGACCGTGAACAG TGTTGCTTCCCTCCTAACCTATCTGGACACAAATGCAAGCAACGTTATCGACATGTTGATTATGGCACTGCTATCACATGGGATGACGCATTACAGGCTAGTCTGCGGGATTATGAAACCAAAACTCACAACATTTTCACTTGCAACTGCCACTCATTTGTTGCTAACTGTCTGAATCGTCTGTGTTACGGTGGATCAATGGACTGGAACATTGTGAATGTAGCAGCTTTGATTATATTCAAGGGACAATGGGTTGGTTTCTGGGCAATTGTAAGATCTTTCATGCCTTTTGTTGTGGTTGCTTTCTTAGGAGTTGTCATGGTTGGATGGCCCTTCTTACTTGGGCTACTATCAGTGTCTCTACTCTTACTGTTGTGGTTTGTGGTGGGTACTTACCTTGTGGGAAACATATCACAGTGCTAG